From the Candidatus Dadabacteria bacterium genome, the window GGGCGACGAAATCCCGCAGCATTTTTGACCCGCAGGTGGTCCGTGAGTCCTTTGTCACGAAAATGTCCTTAAGCGCTATTGGGACTCCATGGAGAGGACCCAGATAGTTTCCTTCGGATATCTGTTTTTCCGCTTTTCTGGCGGCCTCCAAGGCCGCTTCTTTCCAGACGGTGATGTAAGAGTTTATTTTTGCGTCCTCGGAGGATATGCGCTCGAGAAAAAGTTCGGCGAGTTCCACTGGGGATGCCTCTCTTTTTTCTATTAACGCTGCTGCCTCTTTTATGGTTCTTGGAATGGACATTGGGTTAGCTCTGGTCCTCTATGACTTTTGGAACCGTGAAGAAATCGTTTTCTTTGCTGGGTGCGTTGCTAAGGGCGTCTTCAGCCGTTATTAGCTGATTCACCTCGTCTTTCCGGAAAGGAGTTGAGAGTTCAAGCACATGCGATGTGGGCTCCACGTTTTTCGTGTCAAGCTCGGCAAGCTCATCTATATGGATGAGGATGTCCCCGAGCTGACGGGTGAACTTCGAAAGCGTCTTGTCATCAAACTCGAGCCTTGCAAGCTCTGCCGTGTTAAGCACATCTTCTTTGGATATTTTCATTGTTAGAGTCCTGCGTTAGCTTCCCGCTCAGGAATTTTCTAAGGGCTCTCCGGAGCCCCGCGGATAATACTCTCCGCAAAATCGACTATCTGCGATTCAAGCTTTACCCCGCTGAAAAAATTTATTTCCTGAACGCATGTAGGGCTCGTGGTGTTGACTTCGGTCAGATACCCTCCGACTATGTCGATTCCGACCAGATAGAGCCGGTCCTCTAAGAGTTTCTGTCTGAGGCCGTCGCATATTTCTAGGTCCCTTTCCGTAAGAGTGGTTTTCTCGGGATGTCCTCCGGAGTGGAAATTGCTTCTGAATTCTCCCTTTGCGGCTACCCTCATCACGGCTCCTATGGGCTGGCCATTTAGAATTATAACCCTTTTGTCTCCTTGCGAAACCTCTTTTATGAATTTCTGGGCCATCACGTAGGTACGCCCGAAGTCGGTTATGTTCTCGAGTATAACGTTGAGGTTAGGGTCATCGGCTCTTACGAGAAAAATCCCCTCCCCGCCGTAACCGTCAAGCGGTTTTACCACAATTTCGTTACCGGTTTCGTAAAGAAAACCCTTTAGCTTTTCGATGTCTTTTGAAACCAGGGTAGGGGGGATGTAGTCGGCGAAATTAAGGCTATACATTTTCTCGTTAGACTCCCTTATTCCAGCCGGATGGTTGATCACGTGAGTTGCGGACTCGTCAACCCTGCTTAGTATGTAGGTTGAGTAGACATAGTCCATGTTGAAAGGAGGATCTTTCCTCATCCATACAACGTCGAAGTAGTCAAGCGGGGAAGTCTCAGTTGAGCCCTTGGAGTAGTAATCGCTTTTTCTCTCAAGGCGAAGTTCCGTTGAATCCGCCCATG encodes:
- the gatC gene encoding Asp-tRNA(Asn)/Glu-tRNA(Gln) amidotransferase subunit GatC encodes the protein MKISKEDVLNTAELARLEFDDKTLSKFTRQLGDILIHIDELAELDTKNVEPTSHVLELSTPFRKDEVNQLITAEDALSNAPSKENDFFTVPKVIEDQS
- the gshB gene encoding glutathione synthase: MLKMLFVMDPIESININKDTTFVIMLECQARGHDIRYCELKDLFVRDSRAWADSTELRLERKSDYYSKGSTETSPLDYFDVVWMRKDPPFNMDYVYSTYILSRVDESATHVINHPAGIRESNEKMYSLNFADYIPPTLVSKDIEKLKGFLYETGNEIVVKPLDGYGGEGIFLVRADDPNLNVILENITDFGRTYVMAQKFIKEVSQGDKRVIILNGQPIGAVMRVAAKGEFRSNFHSGGHPEKTTLTERDLEICDGLRQKLLEDRLYLVGIDIVGGYLTEVNTTSPTCVQEINFFSGVKLESQIVDFAESIIRGAPESP